The Couchioplanes caeruleus nucleotide sequence AGTTCGACCTCATCTCCCGGACGGTGACCGGCCCGGACGGCTCGGTGGTGGCGCTGTCCGGCCGGGAGAGCGACCTGCTGCGGCTGCTGGCCCGGAACCCGTCGCAGGCCTTCACCCGCGAGCAGATCGTGGCGCACGTGTTCCCCGATGCCACCAGCGTCACCCTCGTCGACACGTACGTGCACTATCTGCGGCGCAAGCTCGGGGCGGCGGCGATCTCGACCGTCCGGGGCGTGGGTTACCGGCTCGGGCGCGCATGAGGCCGGGACGTGCGCAGCAGGACCCGGATCACGTCCTGCTGCGCCGGGCACGCCGCGTCATCGCGCTGCAGACCGCGGCCGCGATCACGGTGAGCCTGCTGGTCGTCGGCGTGCTCGCCCTCATCGTGGTGACGCGCAGCCAGAACGCCGCCGCGACCTCTCTGCTGCGCGACACCGCGGCGAGCGCGGACGACGTGGAGGACCCGCCGCCGGGTGTGTGGATCTTCCGGCAGGACGCCGCCGGCGCGGTGGAGGGCACCCGCGACGCGCCCGGCCGTCTTCCCGATCTCGCCGCCCTCGCCCGGGTCCGCGCGGGCGGGCCGGCCGAGACGGGCGAGACCGGCGGCCGCGAGGGCGGCTACCTGGTCCTGACCACGCGGCGCGACGACCGGGTCGTGCAGGTCGTCATGAGCCGGCACGAGCAGCACGACGAGCGCGAGCGGCTGATCGGCGCGCTCGCCGCCGGGGAGCTGGTCGGCCTGCTCATCGCGGCGCTCTCGGCGACGCTGCTGGCCCGCCGCGCGACGGCCCCGCTCGCGGACGCCCTCGCGCGGCAGCGGCGGTTCGTCGCGGACGCCAGCCACGAGCTGCGCACGCCGCTCACCCAGCTGCACACCCGGGCGCAGCTGCTCCAGATGGACCTGCGGGCCGGCGAGACCGGCGAGAGCGTCGCCACGGACGTCGACCGGCTCGTCGCGGGCACCCGGCACCTCGGCGAGGTCGTCGAGGACCTGCTGCTGTCCACCCAGCTCAGCCGCCGCGACGACGCGCGCGTACCGGTGGACCTGCGGGCCGTGGCGGCGGACGTCATCGCCGACCACGCCAACCGAGCCCGCGAGCAGGACGTGGAGCTGACCCTCGTCCCCGCGGCCGACGGGCCGGCCGTGGTCCGCGGCCACCGGGCGGCCCTGCGGCGGGTGCTCACCGCCCTGGTCGACAACGCGCTGAGCCACACCGCGGGCGGCGGGCACGTCAGCGTCGAGCTGGGCCGCGAGCACGCCGTGGTCAGCGTCGTGGTCCGCGACGACGGCACCGGCTTCGACCCGGCCGACACGGAACGGCTGTTCGCCCGTTTCGCCCGCGGCAGCCACGGCGACCAGCGCCGCTTCGGGCTCGGGCTGGCCCTGGCCCGCGAGGTCGTCACCGGGCACGGCGGCACGATCGAGGCGTCCGGCCGTCCCGGGCAGGGCGCTGCCTTCACCATCCGCCTGCCCGCCGGCTGACGAGGCGTACATCACGGTCGAAATCACCCGGGCGGGACCTTCGGCACTCAACCCGGCAGTTCCACGCCCATACGGTCGCCCGGGCGGTCGCGGAACCGGCTGCCCGTTCCCGCGACCGAAGGAGAACCTTGCTCACACCGTCGTCGGCAGCCGTCGTCACCTCGACCCTGCCCGCAGTGCGCAGCCACGCCGAGGCCATCACCGGCGCCTTCTACACCCGGATGTTCGCCGCCCACCCGGAACTGCTGGACCTGTTCAACCGCGGCAACCAGGCGACCGGCAAGCAGCGGCAGGCCCTCGCCGGGGCCGTCGTCGGGTACGCCGAGCACCTCACCGCCGGATCCGCCGTGCCGTGGACCCCGATCGTCGAGCGGATCGCGCACAAGCACGCCTCGCTCGGGATCACGCCGGCGCAGTACCCGATCGTCGGACGGCATCTGCTGGCCGCCGTGGGGGAGGTCCTCGGCGACGCGGTCACGCCGGACGTGGCCCGGGCCTGGGACGAGGTGTACTGGCTGTTCGCCTGCGAGCTGGTCGCCCGGGAGGCGCGGCTCTACCAGCACGCCGGCGTCGGCGACCCGGCCGCGGTGTGGCGTTCGTGGCGGGTGACCGACCGCGTGGAGGAGACCGGGGACGTCGTCTCGCTCGTGCTCGCGCCGGCCGACGGCCGCCCCGCCGGCCGGTTCGTCCCCGGCCAGTACGTCTCGGTGATCGCCGAGCTGGGCGCCGGAGCCGGCCGGCAGATCCGTCAGTACAGCCTGTCCGGCCGGCCCGGCGCCGACACGTGGCAGATCACCGTCAAGCGGGTCCGCGCCCAGGGCGGCGCACCGGCCGGCGCGGTGTCGTCGTTCCTGCACGACAGCGTCGCGCCCGGCGACGAGCTCCGCGTGAGCCCGGCGTTCGGCGACGTCAGCAGCGTGCCCGGCGACGGGCCGCTGGTGCTGGTCAGCGCGGGCATCGGCGTGACACCGGCGATGTCGGCGCTCGAGCACCTCGCCGAGCACGGCCCGCAGCGGCCGGTCGTGCTCGTGCACGCCGACCGGGCCGGCTCCACCCACGCGCTGCGCCGGCACCTGCCGCGGCTCAGCCGGAGCCTGCCCGAGCTGCGCCTCGACCTCTGGTACGAGCACGGCGCGGACGCGGAGCCGGTGGCCGTCGACCGGGCGCGCGTGAACGCCGGCCGGGTGAACCCCGACTCCATCCCGCTGCCGCCGGGCGCCCACGTGCACCTCTGCGGCCCGCTGCCGTTCATGAACCACGTCCGCAGCAACCTGCTGAGCCGCGGCGTGCCCGGTGACCGGATCGCGTACGAGGTGTTCGGTCCCGAGATGCTGCGGTCCTGACGGGGCTCAGGCCAGCCGGGCCGGGAAGCCGCCGGTGGCGATCGGGCCCCACGACTCGATCGTCACGCGGATCAGCGACTTCCCCTGGTCGCGCATCGCCTGGCGGTACTCGTCCCAGTCCGGGTGCTCGCCGGAGATCACCCGGAAGTACTCGACGAGCGGCTCCAGCGCCTCCGGCAGGTCCAGCACCTCGGCGGTCCCGTCGACCTGCACCCACGCGCCGCCGAAGTCGTCGGAGAGCACGCAGACGCTGACCCGCGGATCGCGGCGGATGTTGGCCGCCTTCGCGCGTTCCGGGTACGTGGAGATGACGATGCGGCCCTGCGCGTCGAGGCCGCAGGTGTTGGGCGAGGACTGCGGACGGCCGTCGCGCCGGGTGGTCATGAGGATCGCGTGGTGCCGCGGCCGCAGGAACTCGAGGAGCTCCTCCCGGCCGACCTTCGTGTTCGTGGCGACGGTGCGGGGCATGCGCTCAGTCCTCCCGGCCCGCGACGGCCGCGCCGGCGACGCCGGGCCGGTCCGCCTGCGTCTGCACCGCGCCCGGGTGCCCGTCGGCCTGCTCGGCGGTGACCGCCGCGCCGATGATGCCGGCGTTGTTGAGCAGGGTGGCGGGCACGATCGGGGTACGGATCTCGAGCAGCGGGAGCCACTTGTCGGACTTCTTGCTGACCCCGCCGCCGACGATGAACAGCCGCGGCGACAGCAGCATCTCCACGTGGCGCAGGTAGTCCTGGACCCGGCCGGCCCACTTCTCCCAGCTCAGGTCCTCCTGCTCGCGGGCGCGGTCGGAGGCCCGCAGCTCCGCGTCCTTGCCGTCGAGCTCCAGGTGGCCGAACTCGGTGTTCGGCACCAGCGTGCCGTCGAGGAACAGCGCGCTGCCGATGCCCGTACCGAAGGTCAGCATCATCACCAGCCCGCGCTGGTCGTGCCCGGCGCCGAAGGCGACCTCGGCGACGCCCGCGGCGTCGGCGTCGTTGAGCACCGACACCGGCTTGCCCAGGCGGTCGGCGAACAGCCGGGCGGCGGGCGCGTCGACCCACGACTTGTCGACGTTCGCGGCGGTACGCGTCACGCCGTCCACGACGACGCCGGGGAAGGTGACGCCGACCCGTTCGTAGTCGCCGAACTGCCCGGCCACCTCGGCGACCGCCTCGACCACGCTCGCCACGTCCGAGGGCTGCGGCGTCGGTACGCGGACCCGTTCCGCGAGCAACTCGCCGCGCACCGTGTCGACCGGTGCCCCTTTCACGCCCGACCCGCCGATGTCGATGCCGAGAATGGCCATCTGCTGTTCTCCAGTCTCCGTGCGTTTCGACGGTGTTTACCCCCGCACACCCGTGGTCGAATCGTGCCATCCCGCGGTCGGGGCGAATCGCCGGGGGAATTTGGCTACAGACCGTGATCGCCCGGCCGATGGGCCCCCGAGCAGGAGACCGATCAACGGAGGGCCGGCATGGGATCACTTGCGCGTGCAGCGACAACGGCAGGGCTCGCCGCCGTCCTCACGGCCGGTGGGCCGGCCGTGACCGGCGCCGTCCCGGTGGCCGCCCCGCAGCTCGCCGGTGTGTGGCAGAGCGACGGTTGGCTCAACCAGACCGGCAGCACGCCGCTGCCCGGCGTCATCAAGGGCGCCGGGGCCGACAGGGCGGACAAGGACGACCCCGACGACGGCTACACGCCCGCGGGCGTCGCGCTCACCGGCGCGGGCATCGGCGTCGCCCTGATCGACTCGGGTGTCGCACCGGTGCCCGGGCTCACCGGCGCCGGCAAGGTCGTCAACGGTCCGGACCTGTCGTTCGAGTCGCAGAGCAGCAACCTGCGCTATCTGGACACGTACGGCCACGGCACGCACATGGCCGGCATCATCGCCGGACAGGACCCGGCCACCGCGGGCGCGAGCGGTTTCCGTGGCGTGGCGCCGGGCGCCCACCTGCTCAGCCTCAAGGTCGCCGCCGCCGACGGTGCGGTGGACGTGTCACAGGTCATCGCGGCCATCGACTGGGTCGTCGAGCACCGCAACGACAAGGGCCTCAACATCCGCGTGCTGAACCTCTCCTACGGCACCGGGTCGGCGCAGTCCAGCACCCGTGATCCGCTGGCGTACGCCGTGGAGCAGGCCTGGGCCGCGGGCATCGTCGTGGTCGTGGCCGGCGGCAACGACGGCTTCATGGCGGATCGCCTCACCATGCCCGCCGCGGATCCGGATGTCATCGCCGTGGGGGCCGCCGACGCCCGGGGCACGGACGTGCGCACGGACGACACCGTCGCCGACTTCAGCAACCGTGGCAACGCCGCCCGGCACGCCGACGTGCTGGCCTCCGGGCGCTCGATCGTGTCGCTGCGCGCGCCGGGCTCGTACATCGACCGCACGTACCCGGGTGCGCACCTGAGCGCGACGGCCGACCCGGCGCAGCGGTTCCTGCGCGGCAGCGGGACGTCGCAGGCGGCGGCCGTGGTCTCCGGCTCGGTCGCGCTGTTGCTGCAGCAGCGCCCCAGCCTGAAGCCGGACCAGGTCAAGCAGCTGCTGATGAGCACGGCCGACCCGATCACCGGCGGTGACGCGTACGCGGCCGGCGCCGGGCAGATCAACGTCGCCCGTGCCGCCCGGACCGCGACGAAGGGCGCCGGCACGCAGGTCAACGCGGCCGCCACCGGGCTCGGCTCGCTCGAGGCGTCGCGCGGCGGCGCGTACGTCTACGACTCGGTGACCGGCACGCCGCTGACCGGGGAGCGGGACATCTTCGGGCGCCCCTGGGCCGCGTCGGCGTGGGCCGCCGGCTCGGCGAAGCAGCAGGTCTGGGAAGGCGGCACCTGGAACGGTTCCGCGTGGACGGGCGCCACCTGGGGTGCCCCGGTCGCCGGTGACCAGACGTGGGCGCCGCTGACCTGGTCCGGGCGCTCCTGGTCCGGGGCGACGTGGTCGGGACGCAGCTGGTCCGGCGCGACCTGGAGCGGGCGCTCCTGGTCCGGCGACACCTGGAGCGGCCGGTCGTGGAGCGGGCGCAGCTGGTCGGCGGCCGGCTGGACCGGGGACCCGTGGCGGTAGCGGAGCGGGCGCCCGGTCCGCGGCCCGCGACGCTGGTGGGCCTGCTCACCGGCGCGATGCTGGCCGGCGCGACCGCCGTGGCCGCCGTTCTCGCCCGGGACGGGATCAGCGCGCCCACCGTCCCGGGAGGTCTGTGGTGGGGCGCCGGCCTGGCCGTGCTGTTCCTCCTCACCGAGGGCTCCACGGTTCACGTCCGGGTACGCCGCGGCGCGCACGGCATCAACGTCTCCGAGCTGCCGATGGTGTTCGGGCTGCTCGCCTTCGACCCGCTCGTGGTCATCGCCGTCCGCGCGCTCGCCGGCGGTGTGGGGCTGATCGTGCTGCGCCACCAGCGTGGCGCCAAGCTGGCCTTCAACGTCGCGCTGCTCGCCGTTCAGGCCGCGGTGGGCGCGCTCGTCTTCTCGGCGGTGGCGCCGCACGGGCTGGGGGCGACCGCGGGGCACCTCGGCGTGCGCGACGCGGTGGCCGCGTACGCGGCCATGATCACGGCCGACGTCGTCGCCGCCGTCCTGCTCACGGCGGTGATCGCCGTGCACGACGACCCGGGGGAGTGGCGCCGGCTGCCGGCCGCCCTGCGCAGCACCTGGATGGTGGCCGTGACGACGACCGTGGCGCTGGTCGGCTTCCAGGCCGCCGTACAGGCGCGCTGGACGCTCGCGCTGGTGGGCGTCGTCGCGGTCGTGCTGCTGCTGGCGTACCGGGCGTACGCGGCGCTCAACAACGGCGCGTCGGAGGTGGAGCAGCTGTACGGCTTCACCCGCGCCCTCGACGGCACCCGCGGGACCGACGATCTCGTGGCCGTGGCGCTCGACCGGGTCCGTGACGTGCTGCGCGCCGAGGCCGCCGAGCTGGTGATCGCGGCGGACGGGCAGGTCGCCGGGCGGCTGCGCCGGATCCGGCTGGCCGGGCAGGGCCGGCCCGTCACGACGGAGGCCGCCACCGCTGCCGGGGACGCCTGGCTGGCACCGGTGCTCCTGGGGAGCCCGGTCCTGCGGCCGCCGGGTGACGGACCGGACGCGATGGGGGTTCCCGTCCCGTACGGCGACCGCCCCGCGGCCCTCGTGGTCTCGGGCAGCCTCGCGGACGCCGGAGGCTTCACCGAGGCCGCCCTGCGCCTGTTCGAGGCCCTCGCCAACCACGCCGGAGCGGCGCTGAGCCGCGCGGTGCTGGTCGACCGGCTCCGCCGGGAGGCGGCGGAGAAGCAGCATCTCGCCTCCCACGATCCGCTGACCGGCCTGCCCAACCGCCGCCACCTGCACGAGCTGCTCGATGCCCGGCTGGCCGCGGCACGCGCCTGCGGGGCGGGCGTCGCGGTCCTGCTGCTGGATCTCGACCGCTTCAAGGAGATCAACGACGGCCTGGGCCACGAGACCGGCGACGCCCTGCTGCGTGACGTCGGCGAGCGGCTCCGCGCGCACGTGGGCGAGCGCGGCGACGTGGCCCGCTTCGGCGGCGACGAGTTCGCGGTGGTGCTGGCGGGTGACGGTACGCCCGCCGCCGCGCAGGCCGCCGCCGCGGAGCTGGCCGCTGTGGCCGAGATGGTCACCCACATCGGCCCGATGGCTCTCGCGAGCCGTGCCAGCATCGGCATCGCGTCGGCCCCGGCGCACGGCGACGACGCGCTGACCCTGCTGCGCCATGCCGAGATCGCGATGTACGCGGCCAAGGGCAGCGGCGGCCAGCGGCTCTACGACAGCGGCCTGGCCGTCAGCACGCCGCAGCGGCTGGCGCTCATCGCGGACCTGCGCCTGGCCGTCGACCGCCGCGCGCTCGGCGTCGCCTACCAGCCCAAGGTCGATCCGCGGACCGGGGCGGTCACCGGCGTCGAGGCGCTGGCCCGCTGGCAGCATCCGGAGCACGGCCCGATCCCGCCGGACGTCTTCATCCCGCTGGCCGAACACACCGGCCTCGTACGCCCGCTCACCCTGCACGTGCTGGAGACGGCCCTGCAGCACCGGGCCGACTGGGCCCGGGCCGGCCACGACCTGCACGTGGCGGTCAACCTCTCACCCAACAGCCTGCTCGACGCGGACCTGCCGGACCTGGTGGCCCGGCTGCTCGAGCGGACCGGCAGCCCGCCCGATGCGCTCATCCTGGAGATCACCGAGGGCACGATCCTGGCGGACCCGGACGGCAGCCGGGCCACGCTCGAACGCCTGCACGCGCTCGGCGTCACGATGTCGATCGACGACTTCGGCACGGGTTACTCCTCGCTGGGCCGCCTCCGGGAACTGCCCATCCACGAGGTCAAGATCGACAAGTCGTTCGTCCAGCGGATGGCGACCGACGACCGTGACCGTGCGGTGGTCCGGTCGGCGGTGCAGCTCGGCCACGCGCTCGACCTGCGGGTCGTCGCGGAGGGCGTGGAGGACCGTCAGACGTACGACTACCTGGCCGGCGAAGGGTGCGATGTGGTGCAGGGCTACCTGGTGTCGCGTCCGCTGCCGCCCGCTGCCCTCGCGGACTGGCTCGACGCGCGGGCCGCGTCCGCTGTCCCCCCGGCGTGACAGTTGTCCGGGTTGGTCCTGGTCAAAGGCACGACACGGAACGTGACTCATACTTTCGGCTAGTCAAGGGTGGTCC carries:
- a CDS encoding sensor histidine kinase — encoded protein: MRPGRAQQDPDHVLLRRARRVIALQTAAAITVSLLVVGVLALIVVTRSQNAAATSLLRDTAASADDVEDPPPGVWIFRQDAAGAVEGTRDAPGRLPDLAALARVRAGGPAETGETGGREGGYLVLTTRRDDRVVQVVMSRHEQHDERERLIGALAAGELVGLLIAALSATLLARRATAPLADALARQRRFVADASHELRTPLTQLHTRAQLLQMDLRAGETGESVATDVDRLVAGTRHLGEVVEDLLLSTQLSRRDDARVPVDLRAVAADVIADHANRAREQDVELTLVPAADGPAVVRGHRAALRRVLTALVDNALSHTAGGGHVSVELGREHAVVSVVVRDDGTGFDPADTERLFARFARGSHGDQRRFGLGLALAREVVTGHGGTIEASGRPGQGAAFTIRLPAG
- a CDS encoding globin domain-containing protein, whose translation is MLTPSSAAVVTSTLPAVRSHAEAITGAFYTRMFAAHPELLDLFNRGNQATGKQRQALAGAVVGYAEHLTAGSAVPWTPIVERIAHKHASLGITPAQYPIVGRHLLAAVGEVLGDAVTPDVARAWDEVYWLFACELVAREARLYQHAGVGDPAAVWRSWRVTDRVEETGDVVSLVLAPADGRPAGRFVPGQYVSVIAELGAGAGRQIRQYSLSGRPGADTWQITVKRVRAQGGAPAGAVSSFLHDSVAPGDELRVSPAFGDVSSVPGDGPLVLVSAGIGVTPAMSALEHLAEHGPQRPVVLVHADRAGSTHALRRHLPRLSRSLPELRLDLWYEHGADAEPVAVDRARVNAGRVNPDSIPLPPGAHVHLCGPLPFMNHVRSNLLSRGVPGDRIAYEVFGPEMLRS
- a CDS encoding PPOX class F420-dependent oxidoreductase, which codes for MPRTVATNTKVGREELLEFLRPRHHAILMTTRRDGRPQSSPNTCGLDAQGRIVISTYPERAKAANIRRDPRVSVCVLSDDFGGAWVQVDGTAEVLDLPEALEPLVEYFRVISGEHPDWDEYRQAMRDQGKSLIRVTIESWGPIATGGFPARLA
- the ppgK gene encoding polyphosphate--glucose phosphotransferase gives rise to the protein MAILGIDIGGSGVKGAPVDTVRGELLAERVRVPTPQPSDVASVVEAVAEVAGQFGDYERVGVTFPGVVVDGVTRTAANVDKSWVDAPAARLFADRLGKPVSVLNDADAAGVAEVAFGAGHDQRGLVMMLTFGTGIGSALFLDGTLVPNTEFGHLELDGKDAELRASDRAREQEDLSWEKWAGRVQDYLRHVEMLLSPRLFIVGGGVSKKSDKWLPLLEIRTPIVPATLLNNAGIIGAAVTAEQADGHPGAVQTQADRPGVAGAAVAGRED
- a CDS encoding S8 family serine peptidase, encoding MTGAVPVAAPQLAGVWQSDGWLNQTGSTPLPGVIKGAGADRADKDDPDDGYTPAGVALTGAGIGVALIDSGVAPVPGLTGAGKVVNGPDLSFESQSSNLRYLDTYGHGTHMAGIIAGQDPATAGASGFRGVAPGAHLLSLKVAAADGAVDVSQVIAAIDWVVEHRNDKGLNIRVLNLSYGTGSAQSSTRDPLAYAVEQAWAAGIVVVVAGGNDGFMADRLTMPAADPDVIAVGAADARGTDVRTDDTVADFSNRGNAARHADVLASGRSIVSLRAPGSYIDRTYPGAHLSATADPAQRFLRGSGTSQAAAVVSGSVALLLQQRPSLKPDQVKQLLMSTADPITGGDAYAAGAGQINVARAARTATKGAGTQVNAAATGLGSLEASRGGAYVYDSVTGTPLTGERDIFGRPWAASAWAAGSAKQQVWEGGTWNGSAWTGATWGAPVAGDQTWAPLTWSGRSWSGATWSGRSWSGATWSGRSWSGDTWSGRSWSGRSWSAAGWTGDPWR
- a CDS encoding putative bifunctional diguanylate cyclase/phosphodiesterase, coding for MGVPVPYGDRPAALVVSGSLADAGGFTEAALRLFEALANHAGAALSRAVLVDRLRREAAEKQHLASHDPLTGLPNRRHLHELLDARLAAARACGAGVAVLLLDLDRFKEINDGLGHETGDALLRDVGERLRAHVGERGDVARFGGDEFAVVLAGDGTPAAAQAAAAELAAVAEMVTHIGPMALASRASIGIASAPAHGDDALTLLRHAEIAMYAAKGSGGQRLYDSGLAVSTPQRLALIADLRLAVDRRALGVAYQPKVDPRTGAVTGVEALARWQHPEHGPIPPDVFIPLAEHTGLVRPLTLHVLETALQHRADWARAGHDLHVAVNLSPNSLLDADLPDLVARLLERTGSPPDALILEITEGTILADPDGSRATLERLHALGVTMSIDDFGTGYSSLGRLRELPIHEVKIDKSFVQRMATDDRDRAVVRSAVQLGHALDLRVVAEGVEDRQTYDYLAGEGCDVVQGYLVSRPLPPAALADWLDARAASAVPPA